The Sesamum indicum cultivar Zhongzhi No. 13 linkage group LG6, S_indicum_v1.0, whole genome shotgun sequence genome has a segment encoding these proteins:
- the LOC105165771 gene encoding mannan endo-1,4-beta-mannosidase 7 gives MNQHFPLILFFLLLHQKCLLSANAADMFIRTRGIHFFLNGTPFYANGFNAYWLMYLASDPSQRPKVSAVFRQAAAHGLTVARTWAFSDGGYRPLQYSPGAYNQQMFKGLDFVVAEARRHGIKLILSLANNYDSFGGKKQYVNWARNRGQYLTSDDDFFRNSVVKGFYKNHISSVLNRYNTITGIVYKNDPTIMAWELMNEPRCTSDPSGRTIQAWIMEMASYLKSIDRNHLLEIGLEGFYGQSSSNWRTNLNPGFTIGTDFIANNRIPAIDFATVHSYPDQWLSSSDDQKQLSFLSNWLDAHIQDAQFILHKPLLITEFGKSWKDPGFSPYERDTLFNTVYSKIYASAKHGGAAAGGLFWQLLTEGMDSFRDGYEIILDENSSTANVIAQQAHKLYQIRKIFSRMRNWGVWRRGRARRAPWLAAGNKGKRIGN, from the exons ATGAACCAACATTTCCCACTAAttctcttcttccttctcCTCCACCAAAAATGTCTTCTTTCCGCCAATGCAGCAGACATGTTCATCAGAACCAGAGGAATCCACTTCTTCCTCAACGGCACCCCTTTTTACGCCAATGGCTTCAACGCCTACTGGCTCATGTACCTCGCTTCCGACCCTTCCCAGAGGCCCAAAGTCTCCGCTGTTTTCCGGCAGGCCGCCGCCCATGGCCTCACTGTTGCAAGAACTTGGGCTTTCAGTGATGGTGGATACAGACCTTTGCAGTATTCTCCTGGCGCTTACAATCAACAAATGTTCAAG GGATTGGACTTTGTTGTGGCTGAAGCGAGGAGACATGGGATCAAGCTGATACTAAGCTTGGCCAATAACTATGACAGCTTTGGGGGGAAGAAGCAGTATGTGAACTGGGCTAGAAATCGAGGGCAGTATCTGACATCTGATGATGATTTCTTCAGAAACTCTGTTGTTAAAGGGTTTTACAAGAATCATATAAGT AGTGTTCTTAACAGGTACAACACCATTACTGGAATTGTTTACAAGAATGATCCCACAATTATGGCTTGGGAGCTGATGAATGAGCCCAGATGCACATCAGATCCATCAGGCAGAACCATTCAG GCCTGGATAATGGAAATGGCTTCTTACCTGAAGTCCATCGACAGGAATCACTTGCTGGAGATTGGCTTAGAAGGATTCTACGGCCAATCATCTTCTAATTGGAGGACTAACCTTAATCCTGGTTTCACCATTGGAACAGACTTCATTGCAAACAACCGGATTCCCGCCATTGATTTTGCTACTGTCCACTCCTACCCTGATCAGTG GCTATCCAGCTCCGATGATCAAAAGCAACTTTCTTTCCTGAGCAATTGGCTCGACGCACACATCCAAGATGCTCAGTTCATTCTCCACAAGCCCTTACTCATCACTGAATTCGGGAAATCCTGGAAAGATCCCGGTTTCAGCCCCTACGAGCGCGACACGCTATTCAACACTGTGTATTCCAAGATATACGCATCTGCCAAACATGGTGGAGCTGCGGCTGGCGGCCTCTTCTGGCAGCTATTAACCGAAGGGATGGACTCTTTCCGTGATGGCTATGAGATAATACTCGATGAGAATTCATCGACTGCAAATGTGATAGCTCAGCAGGCTCACAAGTTATACCAGATCAGGAAAATATTTTCCAGGATGAGAAACTGGGGAGTGTGGAGGCGTGGTCGGGCCAGACGGGCTCCGTGGCTTGCAGCTGGAAACAAAGGAAAGCGAATTGGTAACTGA
- the LOC105165866 gene encoding uncharacterized protein LOC105165866 → MKELALQYNIPLPPTPKLRIHQRKTLPHFQATGGKNSQRAGNYSSTTMDKRISTTPLEVQEFEEGMRSSNYYVRSKDDEEYEEQEDAATTSSSMLLSLSSKPDRNMALLDDYEMEEMDYVPDDPNHRSGYVAVVGKPNVGKSTLSNQMLGQKLSIVTDKPQTTRHRILGICSGPDYQMILYDTPGVIEKKMHKLDSMMMKNVRSAAINADCVVVVVDACKPPQKIDEVLEGGVGDLKDNLPTLLVLNKKDLIKPGEIAKKIEWYEKFTDVDEVIPVSAKYGHGVDDVKDWILSKLPCGPAYYPKDITSEHPERFFVAEIVREKIFMQYRNEVPYACQVNTVSYKSRPNAKDFIQVEIVVEKNSQKIILIGKEGKALKLLATAARLDIEDFLQKKVFLEIEVKVKENWRQNEGLLKHYGYGGQIQFKQAL, encoded by the exons ATGAAGGAATTAGCTCTGCAGTATAATATACCTCTCCCTCCCACCCCAAAACTGAGAATTCACCAGAGAAAAACTCTTCCCCATTTTCAAGCCACAGGAGGGAAGAATAGCCAAAGAGCTGGAAATTACAGCTCCACCACCATGGATAAAAGAATATCAACGACTCCTCTTGAAGTTCAAGAGTTCGAAGAAGGAATGCGGAGCAGTAACTATTATGTGAGAAGTAAAGATGACGAAGAGTATGAGGAGCAGGAGGATGCTGCAACAACATCTTCTTCAATGTTGCTTTCTTTGAGCTCGAAGCCCGATAGAAACATGGCTTTGTTAGACGATTACGAGATGGAAGAAATGGACTATGTCCCCGACGACCCGAATCATCGGAGCGGGTATGTAGCTGTTGTGGGGAAGCCCAATGTTGGGAAAAGTACGCTTTCCAACCAAATGTTGGGCCAGAAACTTTCAATCGTCACGGATAAGCCTCAGACTACTAGACACCGTATTCTTGGTATTTGCTCTGGCCCAGATTATCAg ATGATACTTTATGATACACCGGGTGttattgagaagaaaatgcaCAAGTTGGACTCTATGATGATGAAGAATGTTCGAAGCGCTGCCATCAATGCAGATTGTgtagttgttgttgttgatgCTTGTAAGCCACCTCAAAAG ATTGATGAAGTTTTGGAAGGAGGAGTTGGAGACCTGAAAGATAATTTGCCCACCTTGCTTGTTTTAAACAAGAAGGACCTTATCAAACCTGGTGAAATCGCAAAGAAAATTGAG TGGTATGAGAAATTTACGGATGTCGATGAGGTCATACCTGTGAGTGCCAAGTACGGCCATGGAGTGGATGACGTCAAGGACTGGATTCTGTCAAAACTTCCTTGCGGACCAGCTTATTATCCCAAG GATATTACTAGTGAGCACCCTGAAAGATTTTTTGTGGCTGAAATTGTTAGAGAAAAAATCTTTATGCAGTACCGAAATGAAGTCCCTTATGCGTGCCAg GTTAATACGGTTAGTTATAAAAGCAGACCAAATGCGAAAGATTTCATCCAGGTTGAGATCGTTGTTGAGAAGAATTCGCAGAAGATCATCCTTATTGGGAAG GAAGGGAAAGCTCTAAAGCTACTAGCAACAGCCGCTCGGCTTGATATAGAAGATTTCTTGCAGAAGAAAGTTTTCCTTGAG ATAGAAGTAAAGGTAAAAGAAAACTGGCGACAAAACGAAGGGCTTCTTAAACACTATGGCTATGGCGGGcaaattcaattcaaacaaGCTTTATGA